Below is a genomic region from Prochlorococcus marinus str. MIT 0918.
GAATCCTTCAAATGGTTATTATTTGACACCTGTGAATAATTCCATCATAAAAGAGGTTAACTAATGCATGTATTGAAGATAATCTTCAATAGGGCTTAAATCATGATGCTTAAGCTACAAGATCACCTTAAAAAGTCAAACCTTCAACAACTGAATCTCTTAAGAGATTTCATTAAAAGCTATAAAAAAGCTTGTGTTGCTTATTCAGGAGGTGTCGATAGTTCTTTGATTGCTGCAATTGCTCAAGAACAATTAAATACTAATGCTATTGCAATTACAGGTGTATCTCCTTCATTAGCCCCATATCTACGAAAAGAAGCTCGCCAACAAGCAAAGTGGATCGGTATAAAACATAAAGAATGTCAAACACATGAGCTAGAGAATCCTAACTACAGTAATAATCCAAGCAATCGATGTTTTGCATGTAAAAACGAACTTCATACTCATTTATCGCAAATTGCTAAAACTTTTAAAGGAGCAAAAGTAATAGATGGAGTTAATTTAGATGACCTAGGGGATTATAGACCTGGTATTGAAGCTGCTCGTCTAGCAGGCGTAGGTTCTCCTCTAGCAGAACTAAAAATCAACAAACAATCCATTCGAGAAATATCAAAAGCACTTGGCTTCCCTTGGTGGGACAAACCTTCACAACCTTGTTTAGCATCTCGCTTCCCCTATGGAGACACTATTAGTTCCGAAAGGCTACAACAAGTAGCCAAAGCAGAGCAATGGTTAATTGAAAAAGGTTTCAGAAATGTAAGAGTAAGAATTCAAGGTTTTGCAGGCAGAATAGAAATACCCTCTGAGCAAATTGATGAATTAATATTAAAATTAAATCGTGAAGAACTTATCGACTATTTTTCATCGATCGGATTTACGTCAATTAGTATTGATCTTGAAGGATTAGTTAGTGGAAAATTAAATAGAGATAAGAATTATTTTAAAAATTAATTTACCAATAGAAACTATTATTTGGAGTAAGGATATCTTGGAATAATATTCACTTTCTTAGGAGTATTTCTGATAAAACTTTTTAAATCATGATTACTTGCACCTAGCTCTTTAACTAAAAACTCACAAGCTTTTTCAGGAAGAGTTTCTTGACCACAAGTAAATACATCAATTGCTGCATATTTAATTTCTGGCCAAGTATGAATAGAAAGATGGGATTCTGCTAAAAGCGCTAAACCTGTAACACCTTGTGGGTGAAACTTATGAGTAATCATATTTAACAATTTTGCCCCTGCAACTTGCGCAGCTAGCATCAAACTGGTTCTAATAAACAATTCATCATTCAACCGTGACGAGTCGCAATGGAACAACTCAAGCATACAATGCTTTCCATGCATTTCATCTGGGCCAACATGAGAGTCTTCTATTAGGTTCTTATATGACATCAAGCTTGATACGTAGCAATAGAGTTGGATTAATAATCAGATATTAAACCGTAATTAGACTACATGAGTTCCCATACTCCTTTCTGTTGATCATGTAGATCTATCAACTGAGAGTTTTTGGTCCAATCACCTTCAAAAGCATTTATGTGAGTAGCACTAATTAAACATTGATGATCTTCTCCTACTGCTTCCAAAAGCAACAGTTGCCTCATAGGATCCAATTCTGCAAAAACATCATCTAAAACTAACAAAGGAGGCTGATTATAAATGTCTCTAACCAGTTCTAATTCTGCCAATTTTAAAGCTAAAACAAGAGTTCTCTGCTGACCAGCCGAGCCAAATTTACGTGCTGGCAGACCATTAATTAAAAAACACACTTCATCCCGATGCGGTCCGACTTTACAAAGTCCTAACTTCTCTTCATTTGGCCTTTGTTCTAAAAGCTGCTTTTCAATCAATGTTCTCCATATAAATTCTTCCTCTTCCCCTTCCAACAAACTCCCTGGCAGATACTTTAATTCTAAAGATTCTCGCTCCTTACTAAGTTTTTTTTGCCACCTTAATGCATGAGGCTCCAAATGCTTAAGTGCTCTACTCCGACGACGATGAATGCGGGTACTCACTAATGCCATCTGAGAATCAAAAGTATCTAATAAGGCATGATGATCTGAATATGAAACATCATTCCTTTGCCTCCATAATTGATTTCTTTGACGTAATAACCTATTAAATCGAGTTATTAAGTCTCCATAAATCGGTTCAAGTTGCTGAATAACTCTGTCCAGCCAATTTCTTCGAAGAGAAGGTTCTCCGCGAACCAAAGCTAAATCAAAGGTACTAAAACCAACACATTTAATAGTTCCCAATAAATCTAACTGTCGAGATAATAATTTCCCATTCCTATATGCTTTTCTTGCTCCACTATTTTGAAATTGCAATTCAATTTTCTCCTCATCGCTAGTAATAGCTCGAATGAATGAACTATCTTGCCCCCAAGAAATCAAATCCTTATCATTACTACAACGATGTGAACGTAAACTACCCAATAATTCAACTGATTCTAAAAGGTTCGATTTACCTGATCCATTAGGACCAATCACCAAAAGGCGTTGTTCAGTTAATTTCAGCCGTAGCCGTTTGTAACTGCGGAAATGTTGTAGTTCTAGTTGATGAAGGATAATCTTTCTTTTGCTCCTTTAGCTAAGCTAGGTGTATTGAGACTCTAATAGGTCTCATGATTGGCAGACAGCCAATTAGTGGGCATGTAGCTCAGTTGGATAGAGCATCAGATTCCGGTTCTGAGAGTCGGGGGTTCGAGTCCCTCCATGCTCGTAAAAAGATATTTATCAATTAAATTTTATAAGCCATTGTTCTTATCCCACCTGGATCAATAATAAATCCTGAATCTTCCAATAATTGAATCGCCATAGATGGTGATGCAATTGAAATACTGCATCCAGGCAAATTTTTGCGAATAATTGACAATGCACTATTAATTAAAAAGGCTAACAAGTGATGTTGATTCTTACCTGGTTCAGCTACAAGGTCCCAAAGATTAGCATTTAACCCCTGATCAGTAGTGATCCTAACGAATCCTGACAATTTCAAAGTCTTTTCTTGCAATATAGACAAGTTACAAAAACTATTATCAAAGGCTTTGCCTAATTTTTTAGGCGAATAAATGTCTGCATTACATTTATAAAGTAAACGATTCAGCTCCTTAGGCGAAGGAGGCTGTTCCTTTTCCAAAAGAAAGCCTAAAGGAAGTTGGTAAGATTTTGTATTATGAAATGTAAACAAAATTTAACCTGTATTTCTCATACCTGCTGCAATGCCATTGATAGTTAATAAGGCTCCTCTAAGTAACTCACTACGACTATAAGTACGTTCAGAATCCCCTTGTGTTAATAACGTCTCACTAATTGGTGGCTGACGATTTTGATCACGAAGCCTGCGTAATAATGCAACTTGAATAAAGCCTAAAGGTACTATTGTTCGATTTCTTAAGCCAACGGACAATTGCAATGCAGGATCAGCACTTAATAATCTTGATTTGCCAGTTATTTCTAAGACTAACTTTTTTGTTAATTGATATTCTTTAGCAATGATTTCAAAAATCACTTTAAAAGCTGCTCGATTTTGATCACTACCCAAACTAGTCATATAATGGTGGGCTACCTGCAAGTCAACCTTAGAAAGAGTCATCTCGACTTTAGAAATTAACATGCGAAAAAATGGCCAACGCTGATGCAGCATTCTTAATAATTCAATTTGTTCTGGGGAAGTATTAAGCTCTTCTTCTAAAGCTGTCCCAACTCCAAACCAACTAGGCAAAAGAAAGCGACTTTGTGTCCAACCAAAGACCCATGGAATAGCTCGCAAACTAGAAAGATCTTTAGCACCTGCTTTTCTTCTTGCAGGACGACTAGATATTTGTAATTTACTAATTTCTTCTATTGGTGTTACCTCTTGAAAAAAGGCAACAAGATCTGGATTGTCATGAACAAGTGCACGATAATGCTGCCTTGAGCGTGCAGCCAAACGACTCATTAACTGATTCCACTTAGGTGTAGCATCTAATTGATTGGTTACTAAGCTATTCTGAAGAACAGCAGTTGTTACAGTCTCAAGATTATATAATGCAAGTTCAGGAAGACTATATTTAGAAGCAAGAACTTCTCCTTGCTCAGTAATTTTTATTCGGCCTTTTAAAGTACCACTTGGCTGAGCAAGTATTGCTTGATACGCAGGTCCTCCTCCTCTCCCAACAGACCCACCTCGACCATGAAATATGCGCAACGCAATACCATTATTACTAGCAAGGTTTTGGAGAGCAATCTGAGCTTGATGAATTTCCCAATTACTTGATAAAAACCCAGAATCTTTATTGCTATCTGAATAGCCAAGCATAAGCTCTTGCAATGGCAAGAGCTTTTCACCTACTCGAGGCATAGATTTCCTATATATCTTCAAATTGAAAAGCTCCTCCATCACAGATGGTGCATGTTGAAGATCTTCTACAGTCTCAAATAATGGAACAACCAAAAAGTCAAAGGTTGCTGACTCTAAAGCAATGTCGACAAGTCCAGTCTCTTTAGCCAATAAGAGAACTTCCAATAAATCAGAAACTGTATGACTCATCGAAATCACATAGGAACGACATATACGACTTCCAAATTCTTTCTGCAAACGATCAAGCATTCTAAATACAGAAAATGTTTCTTGAGTCGCTGGCGACCATCTAACTCCAGAAGGAATTAATGGTCTTAATGTTTGCAACTCCTCCTTTAACCAGTCCACTTTTTCCTCTTCTGTCATATCTGAATAAGACCTAGACAGA
It encodes:
- the larE gene encoding ATP-dependent sacrificial sulfur transferase LarE — encoded protein: MLKLQDHLKKSNLQQLNLLRDFIKSYKKACVAYSGGVDSSLIAAIAQEQLNTNAIAITGVSPSLAPYLRKEARQQAKWIGIKHKECQTHELENPNYSNNPSNRCFACKNELHTHLSQIAKTFKGAKVIDGVNLDDLGDYRPGIEAARLAGVGSPLAELKINKQSIREISKALGFPWWDKPSQPCLASRFPYGDTISSERLQQVAKAEQWLIEKGFRNVRVRIQGFAGRIEIPSEQIDELILKLNREELIDYFSSIGFTSISIDLEGLVSGKLNRDKNYFKN
- the speD gene encoding adenosylmethionine decarboxylase — its product is MSYKNLIEDSHVGPDEMHGKHCMLELFHCDSSRLNDELFIRTSLMLAAQVAGAKLLNMITHKFHPQGVTGLALLAESHLSIHTWPEIKYAAIDVFTCGQETLPEKACEFLVKELGASNHDLKSFIRNTPKKVNIIPRYPYSK
- the recF gene encoding DNA replication/repair protein RecF (All proteins in this family for which functions are known are DNA-binding proteins that assist the filamentation of RecA onto DNA for the initiation of recombination or recombinational repair.): MLHQLELQHFRSYKRLRLKLTEQRLLVIGPNGSGKSNLLESVELLGSLRSHRCSNDKDLISWGQDSSFIRAITSDEEKIELQFQNSGARKAYRNGKLLSRQLDLLGTIKCVGFSTFDLALVRGEPSLRRNWLDRVIQQLEPIYGDLITRFNRLLRQRNQLWRQRNDVSYSDHHALLDTFDSQMALVSTRIHRRRSRALKHLEPHALRWQKKLSKERESLELKYLPGSLLEGEEEEFIWRTLIEKQLLEQRPNEEKLGLCKVGPHRDEVCFLINGLPARKFGSAGQQRTLVLALKLAELELVRDIYNQPPLLVLDDVFAELDPMRQLLLLEAVGEDHQCLISATHINAFEGDWTKNSQLIDLHDQQKGVWELM
- a CDS encoding N-acetyltransferase yields the protein MFTFHNTKSYQLPLGFLLEKEQPPSPKELNRLLYKCNADIYSPKKLGKAFDNSFCNLSILQEKTLKLSGFVRITTDQGLNANLWDLVAEPGKNQHHLLAFLINSALSIIRKNLPGCSISIASPSMAIQLLEDSGFIIDPGGIRTMAYKI
- the ppc gene encoding phosphoenolpyruvate carboxylase; the protein is MIMTKSTKDNLSIKADSQASAQNDSNQILADHFSGRLLKERLELVEDLWETVVRSECPLEQAERLLQLKKFSNPSFVKGGEVTNQINEIVNLISEMDLAEAISAARAFSLYFQLVNILEQRIEEDSYLQSISSGKTEKNTRSIDPFEPPLASQSAPATFSELFDRLRHLNVPPGQLEDLLREMDIRLVFTAHPTEIVRHTVRHKQRRVASLLQQLQSDQIIAASDRDSLRLHLEEEIRLWWRTDELHQFKPTVLDEVDYALHYFQQVLFDAMPQLRRRLCSALSTHYPDVDVPQEAFCTFGSWVGSDRDGNPSVTPEITWRTACYQRQLMLERYIHSVQELRDQLSISMQWSQVSSQLLESLEMDRVRFPNVYEERAARYRLEPYRLKLSYTLERLRFTQERNQELADVGWETSLERTNSSNNLNQSFEGLHYCSIDEFRNDLELIRDSLVATNLSCEHLDTLLTQVHIFGFSLASLDIRQESIRHSDAIDELTKYLNLSRSYSDMTEEEKVDWLKEELQTLRPLIPSGVRWSPATQETFSVFRMLDRLQKEFGSRICRSYVISMSHTVSDLLEVLLLAKETGLVDIALESATFDFLVVPLFETVEDLQHAPSVMEELFNLKIYRKSMPRVGEKLLPLQELMLGYSDSNKDSGFLSSNWEIHQAQIALQNLASNNGIALRIFHGRGGSVGRGGGPAYQAILAQPSGTLKGRIKITEQGEVLASKYSLPELALYNLETVTTAVLQNSLVTNQLDATPKWNQLMSRLAARSRQHYRALVHDNPDLVAFFQEVTPIEEISKLQISSRPARRKAGAKDLSSLRAIPWVFGWTQSRFLLPSWFGVGTALEEELNTSPEQIELLRMLHQRWPFFRMLISKVEMTLSKVDLQVAHHYMTSLGSDQNRAAFKVIFEIIAKEYQLTKKLVLEITGKSRLLSADPALQLSVGLRNRTIVPLGFIQVALLRRLRDQNRQPPISETLLTQGDSERTYSRSELLRGALLTINGIAAGMRNTG